The nucleotide window CGATACCGAGCAAGCCAAGGCACTCACCAACCGGCTCGATACCTTAAACGCTGAGCAAACCAACACCTTAATGGCTTCCGTTGACACTCTCGTTAAAGCGGTCAAGCAAGAGGCCATTGAAAGCTCCGACCTTTCTTCTTGCTCTCAGAATCTCCAATCGATTTCCAACAACACCATTACAAGTTCACTTTCAACTTTGGGGCTCAAGCCCAATGAGCAAGGTGAAGCTGTGAGTACGGTGATGGCTTTGGGAATGGGCTCTATCAACAACGACCTCGAAAACTACGCCCTTCGTGTTCAAGATAAAAACAATGCTGCCAGCGATATGCGCGACACCCTTCGTGACCTACGGGACGTGATCTCAGAGGACGAGTGGCCGCAAGAGTTTGATTTCACCGAAGTGACCTTTGATAAAGATGGCAATATGACCATGACCGAAAAAACCGTAACTCTCGGTAGCAAAGAAGAGGCGCAGAACCTCATGGCAGACATGGAAGGTACCATGAACTCGTTGCGAGAGTTCACTGAGATGGACACCTTTGATTTACAAAACATGTACCAAGAGCAGCAAAAGGTCATGAATATCTTCAGCGCGATTTTAGAAAACATTCACAAAACTCAGCAGGCAATGATTAACAACCTCAAAGCCTGACTCAAAATTAAGAATCAGAAAAAGCCTCGCATTGCGGGGCTTTTTTTTGGATTAAAATCGTCGCATTTCTCTGATGACCGCGTGTCATTATTCAACCTGCGACACCCAGCCCTCTCTAAGTCCCTTGAATCGTGTTCAATCGAATTGGCTCCGTCCTTGCTCTCTTTGTTGGGTAACAACTTCAGAACAAGGCCCAAAATGTACACCAAAACACATCCATACTTTCTCGAAGAATCCGAAGTCACCTTGGCTCGAAACGAAGTGCGAGCCCTAAAGGCGCGGGTGGAAGACCTACTCTTCGAATTTGAACACTCAGAAGAGTATCGCGCATGCTCCAAAGGCTACCTCCAAACACCCCGGCTTATCCTGGAGGATTTCATTACAGAAACTCGCTTGCCCCTTGAGGCCCTAGATACCGAGTTTCTTTTTCATGAAATTTTTGTGGTGGTACCAAGCCGAATGATTGGCTTGGTCAAAGACGATGCACATCAAATCCTGCGTGAACAACTATCCTTTTGGGCCTTTACCCTCGCACACTGGCAACTTCCCCATGCTGAAGATTGTATTCAAGCCCTGGATGATTCGGCGCTTCAAAAACTTATTAAAATCATATCATTAGGGGATTCAAAACAGGGAACGCGAGCTCGTCATCACGCCCAACTGCACGGAGCGCCACTCGAACAAGAACTGGCCTACCAATTCAATATGCCATGGGACCAAGACGTTTATCCCTTGGAGCAACATATCCCCTTTTAAATCGATTTGAATCCCTATGGCATATGCGCTTATTAGGAGTTTCGACCTCGATACGAAGGCCCTGGCGAAAGAACTACTTTTTGCTTAAGGTCTGTGACCGATTTATGGATTTGTGAGGAACAGTTAATGAAAGTAACAATCATTGGAACCGGGTACGTTGGCCTTGTAACAGGGACGTGCCTAGCTGAGATGGGCAATACGGTATCTTGCGTCGATATCGATGAGAAAAAAATCGCCTGCCTCAACCGCGGTGAAATGCCAATCTACGAACCAGGCCTTGAAGAACTCGTCGCTCGAAACGCTGAGAGTAGGCGCCTAAGCTTCACCACCGAGCTCAAAACCTCCTTACCCGAGTCTCAAGTTTGTTTCATCGCAGTGGGCACACCGCCTGATGAAGACGGCTCCGCTGACCGCCGGTATGTTTTAGGAGCAGCCAAGCAAATCGCTGAGCTCGCCACACAAGAATTGGTGGTTGCTGTAAAATCCACGGTACCGGTCGGTACTTGTGACAGAGTACAGGATGTTATCGACTCTGTTCTTAAAGAACGCGGCGCAGACTTTAAAATTCATGTGGTCTCCAACCCTGAATTCTTAAAGGAAGGCATGGCCGTTCAAGACTTTATGCGGCCCGATCGAATCGTTCTTGGCTTCAACCACGAATTCGCATCCCAAGCGATGTGCAAGCTCTACAGTGGTTTCACCCGAAACGGGCACCCTATTTTACTGATGAGTATTCGCTCCTCAGAGATGACAAAATACGCCGCCAACGCAATGCTCGCGACTCGTATCTCTTTTATGAATGAGCTCGCCAGACTCTGTGATGCCATTGGTGCCGATATCATGGACATCCGAAGAGGCATGGGAACTGACTCACGCATTGGCATGCCTTTTCTCTACGCAGGGATTGGCTATGGCGGCTCATGCTTTCCCAAAGACGTAAAAGCGCTGGCGCAAGTCGCCCTTGAGTCGGACTGCACCGCAAACATTCTTGAAGCTGTTGAGCATGTGAACAAGCATCAAAAGATGTTTCTCGCGAATCGGATCATTCAATATTTTGGTGGAACCTTAAAGGGCAAACGAATCGCTCTTTGGGGCCTTGCGTTTAAACCCAACACCGACGACATCCGAGAGTCACCTGCTCTCACCATCGCCAAGCGCCTCACCGAAGCAGGTGCAGAAGTTTGTGCTTTTGATCCAGTTGCACAGGCCAATGCCGAAGCTGCCATGGCCCACAACCCGCAAATATCATTTGCCACGGGAATGTATGCCGCCGCCGAAGGCGCTGATGCTGTCGTCCTCGCTACAGAATGGCGCCAATTTAGAAATCCGGACTTAAAAAAGTTAAAAGACTCTATGCAGGGTAATGTGTTTTTTGACGGTCGGAATCAATTCGAACCCGGTGAAATGGAAATTGCAGGGATCGAATACCACGGAGTCGGCAGAGGAGCAGAGTAATGAAACGTATACTGATAACAGGCGGAGCCGGTTTTATTGGTTCGCATTTGTCTGAAAGACTTCTGAAACAGGGCCACCAGGTCATCTGCCTCGATAACTGCTTTACCGGCCGTAAAGAGAATGTTTTCCATCTTCTCGATAACCCACGTTTTGAATTTGTTCGACATGATATTACACAGCCCATCCTTCTTGAGGTTGACCAAATTTACAACATGGCCTGCCCCGCAAGTCCTGTGCATTACCAATACAACGCCATCAAAACCGTAAAGACCAATGTTATGGGCGCCATCAACGTCCTGGGTATTGCCAAGCGCGTCGGCGCGCGAGTTCTTCAAGCATCAACATCTGAAGTATACGGCGACCCCGAGGTTCATCCACAGGTTGAAAGCTACTGGGGAAATGTAAATCCTATTGGTATTCGGTCATGCTACGATGAAGGTAAGCGCGTAGCAGAGACGCTTTTCTTCGACTACCACCGTCAAAATAAAGTCGACATCCGAGTGGCTCGTATTTTCAACACCTACGGGCCTAATATGCACCCAAGTGATGGAAGAGTCGTATCTAACTTCATCGTTCAGGCACTGCTTGGTAAACCGATCACTATTTATGGTGATGGTACACAAACACGCTCCTTTTGTTATGTGGAAGACTTGGTCGAAGGCCTTATCAAGCTCATGGAACAAGATGAAACAGTGGGCCCTGTAAATTTAGGAAACCCCGACGAATTCACGATTCGTGAACTCGCGGAGAAAGTTTCTGAAATACATGACGGCTCTACGGAAATTAACTATCACGACCTACCTCAAGACGATCCGAAGCGCCGCAAGCCCGACATCTCTTTGGCTGCAGATGTATTACGCTGGAAACCACGTGTACCGCTTCACCATGGCCTGCAGGCAACGTATGAGTACTTTAAGAAGCGTCTTTCGAAAGGTTAAGGTTCGCAAGATACCAGTCGTAGGTATCTTCCAGACCTTTCTCCAAAGTTTTCTTCGCCGTCCACCCAAGCTTGTTCATTTTATCAACATTTAAAAGCTTACGAGGAGTGCCGTCAGGTTTTGACGCGTCGAAGGCCAAAGCACCTTTGTAGTCCACAGTCTTTTGAATCAAGTGCGTCAACTCTCGGATGCTAACATCAACGCCCGTTCCAATATTCACGTGGCCATCCAATTCACTGGCGCTGCAGTTCTGCATTAAAAACACGCAGGCATCCGCTAAATCATCCGCGTGTAAAAACTCGCGCCGAGGCGTTCCACTTCCCCAGACCACCAGCTCTTTGGCTTGATCGGTCTTGGCGTCATGACGTTTTCTTAAAAGAGCGGGAAGCACGTGAGATGTTTCCAAGTCGAAATTGTCGTTTGGTCCATAAAGGTTGGTGGGCATAGTCGTTATGAAATTTGTGCCATACTGCCGA belongs to Deltaproteobacteria bacterium and includes:
- a CDS encoding SDR family oxidoreductase, with the translated sequence MKRILITGGAGFIGSHLSERLLKQGHQVICLDNCFTGRKENVFHLLDNPRFEFVRHDITQPILLEVDQIYNMACPASPVHYQYNAIKTVKTNVMGAINVLGIAKRVGARVLQASTSEVYGDPEVHPQVESYWGNVNPIGIRSCYDEGKRVAETLFFDYHRQNKVDIRVARIFNTYGPNMHPSDGRVVSNFIVQALLGKPITIYGDGTQTRSFCYVEDLVEGLIKLMEQDETVGPVNLGNPDEFTIRELAEKVSEIHDGSTEINYHDLPQDDPKRRKPDISLAADVLRWKPRVPLHHGLQATYEYFKKRLSKG
- a CDS encoding GDP-L-fucose synthase, whose amino-acid sequence is MDTGAKIYVAGHNGLVGSALCRKLESSGYRNLICLSRSELDLCDQRATREFFENQKPDYVFLAAAKVGGIHANVSQPAQFIHDNLSISVNILEAARQSGVTKLLYLGSSCIYPKMSPQPIAEEALLTSSLEPSNSYYAIAKIAGLKMCDAYNRQYGTNFITTMPTNLYGPNDNFDLETSHVLPALLRKRHDAKTDQAKELVVWGSGTPRREFLHADDLADACVFLMQNCSASELDGHVNIGTGVDVSIRELTHLIQKTVDYKGALAFDASKPDGTPRKLLNVDKMNKLGWTAKKTLEKGLEDTYDWYLANLNLSKDAS
- a CDS encoding UDP-glucose/GDP-mannose dehydrogenase family protein; protein product: MKVTIIGTGYVGLVTGTCLAEMGNTVSCVDIDEKKIACLNRGEMPIYEPGLEELVARNAESRRLSFTTELKTSLPESQVCFIAVGTPPDEDGSADRRYVLGAAKQIAELATQELVVAVKSTVPVGTCDRVQDVIDSVLKERGADFKIHVVSNPEFLKEGMAVQDFMRPDRIVLGFNHEFASQAMCKLYSGFTRNGHPILLMSIRSSEMTKYAANAMLATRISFMNELARLCDAIGADIMDIRRGMGTDSRIGMPFLYAGIGYGGSCFPKDVKALAQVALESDCTANILEAVEHVNKHQKMFLANRIIQYFGGTLKGKRIALWGLAFKPNTDDIRESPALTIAKRLTEAGAEVCAFDPVAQANAEAAMAHNPQISFATGMYAAAEGADAVVLATEWRQFRNPDLKKLKDSMQGNVFFDGRNQFEPGEMEIAGIEYHGVGRGAE